The following are from one region of the Methanobacterium veterum genome:
- a CDS encoding alpha/beta fold hydrolase — protein MENYHPFKSQDAKEAYLKLYDDTAKLWPLPSEVKMIDTSYGKTFVRISGPADVPPLVLLHGMGSNSLMWLRNIESLSEDYRTYAIDDIYGNGRSIYTKTIKDSNDFVNWLDELFDVLELGNNINLMGMSYGGWQAGLYALRFPDRLNKVALLAPAATVLPVSSAFGIRAIFSMLPVRYFTKRLMYWVMEDAVKKDEEAMSELVDAMFLASKSFKTRRPPEPTVFDDDEWKSIGVPMLYVVGENEKIYSAEKAVRHLNTVAPQIKTEIIHNAGHDLASVQAEMVNKKVLEFLKQP, from the coding sequence ATGGAAAATTATCATCCCTTTAAATCCCAAGATGCAAAAGAAGCGTATCTGAAATTATACGATGATACTGCAAAGCTTTGGCCACTTCCTTCTGAAGTTAAAATGATAGATACATCTTATGGTAAAACATTTGTGCGCATTAGTGGGCCAGCAGATGTTCCTCCATTGGTTCTTTTACATGGAATGGGTAGTAATTCACTTATGTGGCTGCGAAACATTGAAAGTTTATCTGAAGATTATAGAACCTATGCCATAGATGATATTTATGGAAACGGGCGAAGTATATATACTAAAACCATCAAGGACTCAAATGACTTTGTAAACTGGCTTGATGAGTTATTTGATGTCCTTGAGTTAGGTAATAATATTAATCTTATGGGAATGTCGTATGGTGGCTGGCAGGCAGGTCTATATGCACTCAGATTCCCAGATAGACTCAATAAAGTTGCATTATTAGCACCAGCTGCTACCGTATTGCCAGTAAGTTCTGCTTTTGGTATAAGGGCTATTTTTAGCATGCTGCCTGTCCGCTATTTTACTAAAAGATTAATGTACTGGGTTATGGAAGATGCAGTGAAGAAAGATGAGGAAGCAATGAGTGAATTAGTGGATGCTATGTTTCTGGCGTCAAAATCTTTTAAAACAAGACGTCCTCCGGAACCAACAGTTTTCGATGATGATGAATGGAAAAGCATAGGAGTACCAATGCTTTATGTAGTAGGCGAAAATGAGAAGATTTATTCAGCTGAAAAAGCAGTTCGACATCTTAATACTGTGGCTCCTCAGATAAAAACAGAAATTATTCATAATGCAGGCCATGATTTAGCTTCAGTACAGGCCGAAATGGTGAATAAAAAAGTTTTAGAGTTTTTAAAGCAACCATAA
- a CDS encoding methionine synthase, translating to MLTTVVGSYPPLLKNPSSFSDKISNVFGAYDAYKPAIELAVKDQISADIDIISDGQVRDGMVEIFANSIYGMTVEDNTPKIVGKIMPSPKSVCADDLKFAIKIAKGISNEYGQKPKKTLEGSVKGVKGIITGPSTLVFSSRIEGYYDKKEDAVIDLAYALKKEAEHLENAGAAVVQIDEPFISTGVVDINVAKKAVGIIADGLSVPVSMHVCGEVVDIFDQLLKFPVDIADFEFAGIPANINALENVNLRGKKIGFGCLDNKTDRIESKEEVENLIKNGIDLIGAENMIADPDCGMRLRSREAALSKLKVMVNVAKNF from the coding sequence ATGTTAACTACAGTCGTTGGGAGTTACCCACCATTACTAAAAAACCCATCATCATTTTCAGATAAGATTTCTAATGTTTTTGGGGCTTATGATGCATATAAACCCGCTATAGAACTTGCAGTGAAGGATCAAATAAGTGCAGATATTGATATAATATCTGATGGACAGGTAAGGGATGGAATGGTGGAAATTTTCGCTAATTCTATTTATGGGATGACTGTTGAAGATAACACGCCTAAAATTGTGGGAAAGATAATGCCTTCACCTAAATCAGTATGTGCAGATGATCTTAAATTTGCCATAAAGATAGCAAAGGGAATCTCAAATGAATATGGCCAAAAACCTAAGAAGACCCTTGAAGGCAGCGTTAAAGGAGTTAAGGGGATAATAACAGGCCCTTCTACACTTGTTTTTTCATCAAGAATTGAAGGATACTATGATAAAAAAGAAGATGCAGTCATAGATTTAGCGTATGCTTTAAAGAAAGAAGCAGAACATCTTGAAAATGCAGGGGCTGCAGTGGTACAGATAGACGAACCATTTATTTCTACTGGAGTTGTGGATATTAACGTTGCAAAGAAAGCTGTAGGGATCATAGCAGATGGTTTGTCCGTGCCAGTATCTATGCATGTATGCGGCGAAGTGGTGGATATATTTGACCAGCTTTTAAAATTTCCGGTAGACATCGCGGACTTTGAATTTGCAGGTATCCCGGCCAATATCAACGCGCTTGAAAATGTGAATCTCCGCGGGAAAAAAATAGGGTTCGGGTGTCTGGATAACAAAACCGATAGAATTGAAAGTAAGGAAGAAGTGGAAAACCTGATAAAAAATGGAATAGATTTGATAGGTGCTGAAAACATGATTGCAGACCCTGACTGTGGAATGAGGCTGAGGTCAAGAGAGGCAGCACTTTCAAAACTTAAAGTAATGGTAAACGTTGCCAAAAATTTTTAA